The DNA sequence GACCAGGGCGGTCACCTTCCCCGCGCGCACCCTGACATCGACCCCGTCGACGATCGCGCCGCCGTCGATCTCGACGCGCAGGCCGCGGATCTCCGCGACGGCAGTATCAGTTGTCCGGCTCACCGGCGTCGTCCCTTCTTCTCCAGCGCGGCGTCGAAGAGCAGGTTGGTGCCTGTCGTCAGCGCCACGATCAGCAGTGCGGGCACCACCACGGCCCAGGGCTGCACCAGCAGGCCGGTGCGGTTGCGGTCGACCATCACCGCCCAGTCGGCGGCGTCCGGCGCAACCCCGACACCCAGGAACGCGGCCGTCGACACCAGGTACAGCACGCCGGTCAGCCGGATCCCGGCGTCGGCGGCGAGCGTGCGCAGCGCCGAACGGCCGACGTAGCCGACAGCGATCCGCCACCAGGTCTCCCCCTGCATGCGCAGCGCCTCCACAGCGGGGCGCGCGGCCGCCTCCCCCGCCGCCGCCCGCACGATCCGGGCCGCGTCGGGCACGTTCACCAGCGCCACGAGCAGCGCGAGCCCGGTCGCTCCCGGCGACAGCACGGAGGCCACGAGCAGGATCAGCAGCAGCGACGGCACGGCGAGCAGCACGTCCAGCGGCCGCATCAGCAGTTCCTCCAGCCCTCGCAGGCGGGTGAGGGCGCTGATGAGCGCGACCGGGACGGCGACGAGGTAGGCGAGCGCGGTCGCGGCCAGTGCGGTGAGGACGACCGTACGGCCGCCCAGCAGGACTTGCCGCCCGACGTCACGGCCCACGAAGTCGGTACCGAGCCAGTGGCCGTCGCCGAGGGTGAAGGAGGTGGCGCGGGGGCCTGGGTCACCGGCCAGCAGCGGTCCGAGGAGGGCCAGGAGGAGGGGGACGGCGACGACGGCGAGGCCGAGCGCGAAACGGCGACGGCGACCGATGGGCATTGTCATGCGGTCACCCCCGCGCGGGGCGTGAGCCGGTGGGCCACGAGGTCGGCACCGAGGTTGAGCACGACCGTGAGCACGCCGAACACCACGGCCAGTCCCTGCACCACGGGCACGTCCCGTTCGGCCACGGCATTGAGCAGGACCGTGCCCAGGCCCGGGATCACGAAGAGGGCCTCCACCACGATCACCCCGCACAGCAACCAGTCGACGGTGCGGGCGAGTTGCTGCACGGCCGGGGCGAGGGCGTTCGGCAGGGCGTGGGCATAGCGGACTCGGGCGCCGGGGACGCCGTAGCGGCGGGCGTGGACGGCGTAGGGGGCGGCGAGGGCGTCGACCATGCCGGCCCGGACCAGGCGGGACAGGGAGCACACCGGGCGGGACAGCAGGACCAGTACCGGCAGTACCAGCGCCGCCGGATGGGCGAGCAGGTCGGTGCCGTAGCCGACGGCCGTCGGCGGCAGCCATGCCAGCTTGAGGGCGAGGACCGTCACCAGCAGGACCCCGAGGGCGAACTCGGGTACCGCGTACACGGCCAGTGTCACCGAGCTGACCAGCCGGTCGGCGAGCCGTCCCTCGTGGCGGGCGGCGAGCACGCCGAGGCCGAAGCCGAGCGGGACGAGGAGCGTCAGCGTGAGCGCGGCCAGCAGCAGGGTCGGGCCGAAGCCTTCGGCGATGTATCTGGTGACCGGGCGGCCGGAGGTCAGGGAGGTCCCGAGGTCGCCGTGCACCAGGCCCGTCGCCCACTCGGCGAACCGCTCGTACGCCGGCTGGTCCAGGTCCAGCGCCTCACGGATCGCGGCGATGCGCGCGGGGTCGGGCTGGTCGCCCGCCAGGGTGACGGCCGCGTCGCCCGGCAGCGCCTCGGTGAGCGCGAAGACCAGCAGCACGACGGCCAGGGTCTGCGCGGCGCCGAGCAGCAGCCGCCGGGCGACGAAGGAGCGAAGTCCGCTCACGCGAGCCACACCTTGTCGAAGCGGGCCCAGTCGAGGGTGTTGGCGGGGGCCTTGGTCTCAACTCCCTTCACCGTGCGGGCGGTTCCGATGATCCAGTCGGCGAAGCCCCAGATGAGAAAGCCGCCCTCGGCGTACAGACGGCGCTGCATACGCTCGTACACGGCCGCACGCTCAGCCTTGTCGCGGATGGACTGGGCCTGCTGATAGAGGCCGTCGAAATCCTTGTGCTGCCACTTGGTGGCGTTGGTGGTGGAGTCGGTGAGCAGCCGCTGGGAGATGTGGGACTCGATGGGCATGGCGCCGGAGCGGTAGCAGCACAGGGTGCCGCCGTCGAGGATGTCGCTCCAGTACGAGTCCTTGCTGCCCATCCTGACGTCGATCGTGACGCCCGCCTTCGCGGCCTGGTCGCGGAAGATGCCGGCCGCCTCGGTGAACCCCGCGGCGACGGCCGACGTGTCCAGGCTGACCTTGAGCTTCTCGGCGCCGGCCTGCTTGAGCAGGGAGCGCGCCCTGTCGAGATCCTGGGTGCGCTGCGGCAGATCGGCGGCGTAGTACTCGTATCCCTTGCCGAACAGGTCGTTGCCGATCTCGCCCGCGCCGGACAGGGCGCCGTCGACGAGTTCCCGACGGTCGGCGATCAGGAAGAACGCCTCACGGACCCGCTTGTCGTCGAAGGGCGCCCGGTCGGTCTTCATGCAGAAGGCCTGCATGGCGCTGTTGCGCAACCGCACGATCTCGATCTGGCCGCCGCTCTCGTGGGCGCGGGCGGTGGTCGGGTTGAGTTCGTGCGCGTACTCGACCTGGCCGCCGAGGAGGGCGTTGACCCGGGCGGACTCCTCGTTGGCGACGACGAACTCGATCTCGTCGAGGAGCGGGGCGCCGTCCCAGTAGGCGTCGTTGCGGCGGAACACGGCCGAGCGGCCCGGCGCGAAGGAAACGAACCGGAAGGGGCCCGATCCGATCGGCTTGTCGTCGAACTCGGTGGCGTTCTCGGGGACGATGTACGCGCCGAACGCGGCCAGGACGTTGGGGAACTCGGCGGTGGGGCGCTTGAGCACGAACTCGATGCTCCGCGTGCCGGTCGCCCGGCTGGCGTCGAGGTCGATGGGCTCCAGGGACGCTTTGGCCCGGAACGCCTGCTTGGGGTCGGCGATTCGGCGGTAGCTGTAGAGGACGTCCTTGGCGGTGACGGGGCTGCCGTCGTGGAAGGTGGCCTCGCGGAGGGTGACCTGCCAGCGGTCGAGGGTCTTGTTGGACTCCCACTTCTCGGCGAGGCGGGGCCGGGCGGAGAGGTCGGCGCCGTAGTCGGCGAGCTTGTCGAAGAGGGCCTTGGATCGGGCCACGTCTGCGAAGAGATTGCCCAGGTGCGGGTCGAGGGTCTCGCTCGCACCGCCCCCGGCGAACGCGGCGCGCAGCCGTCCGCCGCGCTTCGGGGTGCCGGAGGCGCCTGCCGCCTTGTCGTCCGTGCCGCCCGAGCAGCCGACGAGGGCGAGGGCGGCGGCGCCTGAGGTGGCGGCGAGGAAGCCGCGGCGGCGCAGACCGGGGAAGCGTTCGTCGTGCATGTCTGTGTGTCCTTCGTTGCAGATGGTGCGTGTCAGAGGGTGTGCCGGCGGCGCGCGACGACGTGCAGCCGGTCCGCGTCCGTGGCGGTGCCCGGCAACTGGCCGTCCTGCCACGGAGGTTCGGTGCGCGGGCCGGGGCCGTCGTGCAGTTCGAGCACCTCGAAGCCGTGCGCGGCGAGGAAGTGGCGTAGCTCGTGCGGGAACAGCAGTCGCCATGCGGAGTGCTGTGCGACGGGCGCTACGTCTCCGCCGTCACCGCCGTCTCCGCCGTCACCGCCGTCTCCGCCGTCGACGACGGTCCATATGCGGGTACGGCGCAGGAGTTGCTCCGTGCGGTCGACGGTCAGGGTGGTGGTCGACCGATAGGCGGCGCCCTGCCAGGTGAACGCGTTGAGGGACGGGGCGTCGAGGAGGTCCGTACGGCCCAGGAAATAGGCGCCGTTACGCATCTCCGCGACCAGCAGCCCGCCCGGCGCGAGGGCGTGACGGCAGGAGGCGAGGAAGCCGTCCAACTGGTCGTTGGTGTGGCAGTACAGCAGGGAGCTGTCCAGACAGACGACCGCGTCGAAGGCGGCCCGGCCCAGGTCGAACCCGTGCAGGTCGGCCTCTACGTAGGCCGGTCCCGGATGCCGGCCCCTGGCGTACGCCAGCATCGCCTCGGAGAGATCGGCGCCGGTCACCGTACGGCCGGCGGAGTGCAGGTGGGCGGCGTCCCGCCCGGTGCCACAGCCCATGTCGAGCACCCGCGGTCCGGCACCGTGGCGGCGCAGGCAGTTCTCGGCCCAACGCCCGGCGAGCCGGTCGGCATCGGGGAACCGGGCCTCGTAGAGGGCGGGGTTGTCGGTGAGGAGGTTGCGGTTGTCGGCCGGGTCGTCGGGGGCGGGGGTGCCCTGGCCGTGCGGTCGGCCGCCGGGAACGGGGGCACCGTGCGCGCCCGCGTCGCGGCCGCCAGAGTCGCAGCCTTCGCCTGCTGCCGCGGCAGCCACACGTCCGTCCAGGCCGACCCGCTCGGAAACGGCTCCCTGGCCCACACCGGCCCGCTCGCCCGCCGCCGCGACGGCCACGCCGGGCTGCCGGCCGCCCGGCTCACCGGCAGCAGCACCCTGCCCCCGGCCGCCCGCGCGCCGCTCCACGTCTGCTCTGCCCGGCCCACGCCGCCCCTGGCCAACTCCCCGCGCCGCGCTCACGCGTTGCTCCTCTCTTCGTCCCGCACCGGAGCCGCCGCCGCGGGATTCGCCGGCAGGGCCCCGCGCCGCTGCAGCCACGCCACCCCGCCCGCCGAGACCAGCCCGAAGAGCGCACAGCACACCCAGGGCAGCCACGCACGGCCGCCGCTCTCCCCCGCGTCCATGGCCCAGCCGACGACGGCATTGCCCACGGCCGCGGCAATGCCGGAGACGACGTAGAAGATGCCGAAGTACGTGCCGGTCAGTTCGGGGCGGCCGAAGCGCGGGATCAGCTCCATCACGAAGGGCGAGGCGGCCATGACGCCGAGGTAGAGCAGGAGGGCGCCGAGCAGCACGGGTATCGCGTCGAGCCACCCGGCGGATCCCGTGCCCGCCACCAGGGCCGGCGGCAGGAAGGCCAGGCCCATCACCGCGAGGCCGACGGCTATCCAGCCCGCCCTGCTGCCACGGGACTTGAGGCTGCGCGTGATTCTCAGCTGGAGCGCCAGGTTCGCCACCGTGCCGACGAGGAAGACGATGCCCGCGGCGCCGTCCCAGCCGGTGGCCTCGCGGGCCCCGTCGGGCAGCAGCAGGTAGAGCTGGTTCTCCAGGGTGAACATGCCGACCATGGCGAGGGCGAAGGCCAGGAAGGCCCGGTTGCCGAGTACCTCGCGCCAGTCCCCGAGGACACCGCTCCCGCTGGGCTCGACCTTGCGCGCCGGCAGGACGAGGGCCTGGGCGAGCGTGAGCACCGCGAAGATCCCGGCGGCGGTCAGCGCGGACGTACGGAAGTCGACGAGGAGCAGGGCGCTGCCCAGCAGCGGGCCTATCAAGGCGCCCGTCGTCGCGAAGACGTTGAACAGCGCGAACGCCTCCGCCTTCCGCTCTCCCGCCTCCTGTGCGAGATAGGCCCGCACGGCCGGGTTGAACAGGGCCCCCGCGAGCCCGCTGAGCACGGACGCGGCGAGCAGCACGGGCAGCCCGTCCCCCAGCGCGAACAACGCGAACCCGACGGTCCGCAGGGCGCACCCGGCGATGATGACGCCCCGCGCCCCCAGCCGGTCCGCTGCCGAGCCGCCGATGATGAACAGGCCCTGCTGGCTGAGGTTGCGCACGCCGAGCACGACACCGACGACGGCCGCCGACATGCCCAGGTTCTGGCCGAGGTGCGTGGCGAGGTACGGGATGAGGAGGTAGAAGCCGACGTTGACGCCGAGCTGGTTGACGAGGAGCAGCTGCACGGCGAGCGGGAAGCGCCGCATCTCATGCCACGTCTTCATGGGCCGCCACCTCCTCGACTCCCAGACCGGGACGGTTACTCGCCTGTACGAAGCCGTCCGCGCCGCCGATCCCGTGCCACGGGTCGTGGGCGAGCAGCAGATGTCCGTCGAGGTCGGTCCAGCGGGCGCGGTCGGCCAGGTGGACGGCGGGTGCCAGGCCGAGGGTGCTGGCGGTGAGGCAGCCGAGCATCAGGTCGGTGCCACTGCCCTCGATCGCCTCGGCGATCCGCAGGGCCGCGTGGACGCCCCCGCACTTGGCGAGCTTGACGTTGACACCCTGGACGCGCCCGGCCAGTCGCCGGACGTCGGCCAGTGACACGGCGTCCTCGTCGGCGATGACGGGCAGCGGCGACTTCTCGGCGAGGGCGCCGAGCGCGTCCGGGTCGCCGGGCGTCAGAGGCTGCTCGACGGCCTCGACCCCGAGCGCGGCGAACCGGGGCAGCAACCGCTCGGCCTCCGCCACGCTCCAGGCCCCGTTCGGGTCCAGCAGCAGCCGCACTTGGGGGGCCGCGTCACGGATGACCCGCACACGCTCCACGTCGTCCTCGGAATCGGACGAGCCCGCCTTCACCTTGAGGATCTCGAATCCGCTCGCGGCAAGACGCCGGGCCTCGGCCGCGGCATGCGCGAGCGAGGTGATACCGATGGTGCGTGCGGTGGGGACGCGGGACGACGTCGGGGTGCCCACGAGACGGTGGACGGGCACACCGTCCCGCTTGCCCATGAGATCCAGCAGGGCGGACTCGACGGCAGCCGTGACGGCAGCAGGTACGCCATCGGAGGGCAGGGCCCGCAGGGCGCTCTCGGGATCGGCGAACCGTTCCAGCGGGACGGCTGAGATGAGCCGTACGAGCGTGTCGGCGTCCAGCCCGTAGTACACGCTGCTGACGGCCTCGCCGTGGCCGGTCACTCCTTCGTGCTCGACGCCCAGCCACACGGCGTCGCGGGCGGTCATGGTGGAGCGGGAGATGCGCAGCGGCTCGGCGAGTTCGAGCCGTACGGTGCGCAGGTGAATCTTCACTGTGTCCTTCCGAGAGAGAGCGGATCGGCCACTCGGGCGCACCGCATCCATCCGCTCGCCTCGGCGGCGTACGGGTGCGGTATCTCCACGGGCCGGGTGGCGGCGCCGGCGAGGTCGAGGCCGTGGGCGGCGATGAAGTCGTCGTCGTAGACGGTGCCGAGGTAGCGGTGCGGCCCGTCGGGGAACACGGTGGCGACGACCGCCCCCGGGTGCACGCAGGCCGCCCAGGCGGCGACCCGCGCGACGGCGCCGGTGCTCCAGCCACCGCTGACGAAGCTGCCCCGGGCGAGCCTGCGGCAGCTGTCCACGGCCTCGGCGGGGCCGATCCAGTGGACCTCGTCGAAGGCGTCGTAGGCGACGTTGCGCGGGTGGATGCTGCTGCCGAGTCCGCGCATCAGGCGGGGCCGGGCGGGCTGGCCGAAGATCGTGGAGCCGGTGGCGTCGACGCCGATGAGCCGCAGGGCGGGCCAGTGCCGGCGCAGCGGGCCGATGATGCCGGCGCTGTGGCCGCCCGTGCCGACGCTGCACACCAGGATGTCGAGGTGGTCGAGCTGGGCGGAGAGCTCCGCGGCCAGGGAGGCGTAA is a window from the Streptomyces sp. NBC_00299 genome containing:
- a CDS encoding dipeptide epimerase, with translation MKIHLRTVRLELAEPLRISRSTMTARDAVWLGVEHEGVTGHGEAVSSVYYGLDADTLVRLISAVPLERFADPESALRALPSDGVPAAVTAAVESALLDLMGKRDGVPVHRLVGTPTSSRVPTARTIGITSLAHAAAEARRLAASGFEILKVKAGSSDSEDDVERVRVIRDAAPQVRLLLDPNGAWSVAEAERLLPRFAALGVEAVEQPLTPGDPDALGALAEKSPLPVIADEDAVSLADVRRLAGRVQGVNVKLAKCGGVHAALRIAEAIEGSGTDLMLGCLTASTLGLAPAVHLADRARWTDLDGHLLLAHDPWHGIGGADGFVQASNRPGLGVEEVAAHEDVA
- a CDS encoding PLP-dependent cysteine synthase family protein, which gives rise to MTPTTATAVRPTARPELLALLGRTPVVRVGAELPHAHPGFWAKLEGLAAGGMKARAAVSMLLGARERGELRPGAPVVESTSGTLGIGLAFAGQALGHPVVLVGDSELEPSMRQLLRAHGVRLEIVDRPAPQGGWQAARLGRLRELLAELPGAYWPDQYNNPDNTAGYASLAAELSAQLDHLDILVCSVGTGGHSAGIIGPLRRHWPALRLIGVDATGSTIFGQPARPRLMRGLGSSIHPRNVAYDAFDEVHWIGPAEAVDSCRRLARGSFVSGGWSTGAVARVAAWAACVHPGAVVATVFPDGPHRYLGTVYDDDFIAAHGLDLAGAATRPVEIPHPYAAEASGWMRCARVADPLSLGRTQ
- a CDS encoding ABC transporter substrate-binding protein produces the protein MHDERFPGLRRRGFLAATSGAAALALVGCSGGTDDKAAGASGTPKRGGRLRAAFAGGGASETLDPHLGNLFADVARSKALFDKLADYGADLSARPRLAEKWESNKTLDRWQVTLREATFHDGSPVTAKDVLYSYRRIADPKQAFRAKASLEPIDLDASRATGTRSIEFVLKRPTAEFPNVLAAFGAYIVPENATEFDDKPIGSGPFRFVSFAPGRSAVFRRNDAYWDGAPLLDEIEFVVANEESARVNALLGGQVEYAHELNPTTARAHESGGQIEIVRLRNSAMQAFCMKTDRAPFDDKRVREAFFLIADRRELVDGALSGAGEIGNDLFGKGYEYYAADLPQRTQDLDRARSLLKQAGAEKLKVSLDTSAVAAGFTEAAGIFRDQAAKAGVTIDVRMGSKDSYWSDILDGGTLCCYRSGAMPIESHISQRLLTDSTTNATKWQHKDFDGLYQQAQSIRDKAERAAVYERMQRRLYAEGGFLIWGFADWIIGTARTVKGVETKAPANTLDWARFDKVWLA
- a CDS encoding ABC transporter permease, translating into MSGLRSFVARRLLLGAAQTLAVVLLVFALTEALPGDAAVTLAGDQPDPARIAAIREALDLDQPAYERFAEWATGLVHGDLGTSLTSGRPVTRYIAEGFGPTLLLAALTLTLLVPLGFGLGVLAARHEGRLADRLVSSVTLAVYAVPEFALGVLLVTVLALKLAWLPPTAVGYGTDLLAHPAALVLPVLVLLSRPVCSLSRLVRAGMVDALAAPYAVHARRYGVPGARVRYAHALPNALAPAVQQLARTVDWLLCGVIVVEALFVIPGLGTVLLNAVAERDVPVVQGLAVVFGVLTVVLNLGADLVAHRLTPRAGVTA
- a CDS encoding ABC transporter permease; this encodes MTMPIGRRRRFALGLAVVAVPLLLALLGPLLAGDPGPRATSFTLGDGHWLGTDFVGRDVGRQVLLGGRTVVLTALAATALAYLVAVPVALISALTRLRGLEELLMRPLDVLLAVPSLLLILLVASVLSPGATGLALLVALVNVPDAARIVRAAAGEAAARPAVEALRMQGETWWRIAVGYVGRSALRTLAADAGIRLTGVLYLVSTAAFLGVGVAPDAADWAVMVDRNRTGLLVQPWAVVVPALLIVALTTGTNLLFDAALEKKGRRR
- a CDS encoding class I SAM-dependent DNA methyltransferase; translated protein: MGQGAVSERVGLDGRVAAAAAGEGCDSGGRDAGAHGAPVPGGRPHGQGTPAPDDPADNRNLLTDNPALYEARFPDADRLAGRWAENCLRRHGAGPRVLDMGCGTGRDAAHLHSAGRTVTGADLSEAMLAYARGRHPGPAYVEADLHGFDLGRAAFDAVVCLDSSLLYCHTNDQLDGFLASCRHALAPGGLLVAEMRNGAYFLGRTDLLDAPSLNAFTWQGAAYRSTTTLTVDRTEQLLRRTRIWTVVDGGDGGDGGDGGDGGDVAPVAQHSAWRLLFPHELRHFLAAHGFEVLELHDGPGPRTEPPWQDGQLPGTATDADRLHVVARRRHTL
- a CDS encoding MFS transporter; the protein is MKTWHEMRRFPLAVQLLLVNQLGVNVGFYLLIPYLATHLGQNLGMSAAVVGVVLGVRNLSQQGLFIIGGSAADRLGARGVIIAGCALRTVGFALFALGDGLPVLLAASVLSGLAGALFNPAVRAYLAQEAGERKAEAFALFNVFATTGALIGPLLGSALLLVDFRTSALTAAGIFAVLTLAQALVLPARKVEPSGSGVLGDWREVLGNRAFLAFALAMVGMFTLENQLYLLLPDGAREATGWDGAAGIVFLVGTVANLALQLRITRSLKSRGSRAGWIAVGLAVMGLAFLPPALVAGTGSAGWLDAIPVLLGALLLYLGVMAASPFVMELIPRFGRPELTGTYFGIFYVVSGIAAAVGNAVVGWAMDAGESGGRAWLPWVCCALFGLVSAGGVAWLQRRGALPANPAAAAPVRDEERSNA